The following proteins are co-located in the Sporolactobacillus pectinivorans genome:
- a CDS encoding YjcZ family sporulation protein, producing the protein MGYPVNAAYGGGYGGYGGYGGFGFGNGFALIIVLFILLIIIGATFVY; encoded by the coding sequence ATGGGGTATCCTGTTAATGCTGCGTACGGAGGCGGATATGGTGGATACGGTGGATACGGCGGTTTTGGATTTGGTAACGGATTTGCATTAATCATCGTTCTCTTCATCTTGCTCATTATTATTGGCGCAACTTTCGTTTATTAA
- a CDS encoding DUF3189 family protein: MIYIYNDFGGTHTTALAAAYHLKKISTDHKLTREEILSVPYFNQLNSSDMGKIVFHGVDDDGNSVYTVGRGASKHMLPALKNLSLLLQEKYEGHQKIIYSNTSPTVPVAMTIGGLFSRWLKIDFIGVPLLVFGAKQCYQDIIRLVEHTKDTGKITKEKVTVLKNKSFK, from the coding sequence GTGATTTACATATATAATGATTTTGGCGGGACGCATACTACAGCATTAGCTGCAGCTTATCATCTAAAAAAGATATCTACAGATCATAAGTTAACTAGAGAAGAAATTTTATCTGTTCCTTACTTTAATCAGTTAAATAGTTCTGATATGGGTAAAATTGTTTTTCATGGAGTGGATGATGATGGAAATTCAGTTTATACGGTTGGACGTGGTGCCTCTAAACACATGCTTCCGGCTTTAAAAAATTTAAGTTTATTGTTACAAGAGAAATATGAAGGCCATCAAAAAATTATTTATTCCAACACATCACCAACTGTTCCAGTTGCTATGACGATAGGCGGATTATTTTCCAGATGGCTAAAAATCGATTTTATTGGAGTACCGCTGTTAGTATTTGGAGCGAAACAATGTTATCAGGATATCATTCGACTTGTAGAGCACACTAAAGATACAGGAAAAATTACTAAGGAAAAAGTAACAGTATTAAAAAATAAATCATTTAAGTAA
- a CDS encoding YjcZ family sporulation protein: MLLLGYDGGYSGGSTFVLIVVLFILLIIVGTTVVY; the protein is encoded by the coding sequence GTGCTTCTCTTGGGATATGATGGTGGATACAGTGGCGGCAGTACCTTTGTCTTAATCGTTGTGCTGTTCATTCTGCTAATTATTGTTGGAACTACTGTCGTTTATTAA
- a CDS encoding YnfA family protein, translating to MIKACFIFFLSGCAEIGGGYLIWQWLREGRSGWFGLIGGFVLFVYGIIATWQVFPNFGKVYAAYGGVFIVMSILWGWFIDKKAPDINELVGGLICLVGVSIIVSSRG from the coding sequence ATGATAAAAGCGTGTTTCATTTTTTTCTTATCAGGGTGTGCTGAAATCGGTGGTGGATATCTTATTTGGCAATGGCTGCGTGAAGGACGTTCCGGGTGGTTTGGCCTGATAGGAGGTTTCGTACTATTTGTATATGGCATTATTGCAACATGGCAAGTATTTCCAAATTTTGGAAAAGTATATGCCGCATATGGCGGAGTATTTATTGTCATGAGCATTCTTTGGGGCTGGTTTATCGACAAAAAGGCTCCGGATATAAATGAACTTGTAGGTGGGTTAATTTGCCTTGTAGGCGTCAGTATTATTGTGTCGTCAAGAGGTTAA
- a CDS encoding RapH N-terminal domain-containing protein has product MGRKEEVNTKISSIQVADKMNEWYRAIQNYEVEKSHQLQREIKQLLNHMEEDQTVLLYYSLLDFRMRLNDENPEQKEKATKTLKSIDNNEEQLTGILNYYYWFFKGMYEFKGHNYSAAISSYKVAEKRVEELNDDIEKAEYYHIYIMN; this is encoded by the coding sequence ATGGGAAGAAAGGAGGAAGTTAATACGAAAATTTCGTCGATTCAGGTTGCAGATAAAATGAATGAATGGTATAGGGCCATTCAAAACTATGAGGTAGAAAAATCTCATCAACTACAAAGGGAGATTAAACAACTTCTCAACCATATGGAAGAAGATCAAACGGTGCTATTGTATTATTCTTTACTTGATTTTCGCATGCGACTGAACGATGAGAATCCGGAACAAAAAGAAAAAGCGACGAAAACCTTGAAATCTATCGATAATAATGAAGAACAGTTAACTGGAATTTTGAACTACTATTATTGGTTTTTTAAAGGTATGTATGAGTTTAAAGGACATAATTACTCTGCCGCTATTTCAAGCTATAAAGTTGCGGAAAAAAGAGTGGAAGAACTGAACGATGATATTGAAAAGGCAGAATACTATCACATCTATATTATGAATTAA
- a CDS encoding tetratricopeptide repeat protein — protein MDNYEFDKAMNAFLEASDLAKSSNDQRLKAIVNINIGIGYMKQELFDRAELYFQKSLALFLQLNDHYTPKAFFNLFESYVKLGKEKLAESIYKKGIENAMFWGDNEFIAKINLVRELMPDRGHKENIDRAFFNLQRLNLYPDIESYSIDFARYFTRKGNLKIANHYYELNILANFLLFYRQQTQLN, from the coding sequence TTGGATAATTACGAATTTGATAAGGCAATGAATGCCTTTTTGGAAGCAAGTGATCTAGCAAAAAGCTCCAATGATCAAAGGCTTAAAGCCATTGTTAATATTAATATCGGTATTGGGTATATGAAACAGGAACTTTTTGACCGAGCAGAACTTTATTTCCAAAAATCATTAGCATTATTTTTACAGTTAAATGACCACTATACGCCGAAGGCATTTTTCAATCTCTTCGAGTCGTATGTCAAACTTGGAAAAGAGAAGTTGGCAGAATCAATCTATAAAAAAGGAATAGAAAATGCTATGTTTTGGGGTGACAATGAGTTCATAGCAAAGATTAATCTTGTGCGAGAACTTATGCCTGATCGGGGACATAAGGAGAATATTGATAGGGCGTTTTTCAATTTACAGCGTTTGAATTTGTATCCTGATATTGAATCTTATTCAATTGATTTTGCCCGCTATTTTACGCGGAAAGGAAATTTGAAAATAGCTAACCACTATTATGAATTAAATATATTGGCAAATTTCTTACTCTTTTATCGTCAACAAACCCAATTAAATTAG
- a CDS encoding glycosyltransferase family 2 protein, with translation MQPNLTPIEPEYKPRKFYISVNLKFWISHFVSLSWLFFSVYLSLPWIRDFSSVVTFPIAVMIVGGIAYIPGYMNAFLVISLLLDQQPIINNRFPNEQVTLLIAAYNEEESIFNTLKYVADQDYKEKIRVVVINNNSSDHTDREVNRASKAFDLNVEILHEQKPGKFHALNKGLQFVKTPYVITLDADTLLHPSAVRFLVSRIINSPDNVCAVAGSMLVRNSRASIWTRIQEWDYFLGIASIKRLQGLYQGTLVAQGAFSLYKTECVREVQGWPDAIGEDIVLTWRLLHRNWKVYFEPLAIAFTDAPTTLKHFAKQRSRWARGMIEGLTEVKPWRQPQLFTKYLTGINLMMPYLDVVYTLCWIPGLILAFFGIYWIVGLTTILVLPLTFISYGLLYFYQKYFVFKKLNLRIRKNKLGFILFILFYQLVMSPVSVWGYLQEFFKLKRVW, from the coding sequence ATGCAACCCAACCTAACTCCTATTGAGCCAGAATACAAGCCTAGGAAGTTTTATATCAGCGTAAACCTTAAGTTTTGGATCAGTCACTTTGTTTCATTGAGCTGGCTTTTCTTTTCAGTTTATCTTTCGCTGCCTTGGATTAGAGACTTTTCTTCAGTTGTTACATTTCCTATAGCTGTGATGATCGTCGGCGGTATTGCTTACATTCCCGGCTACATGAATGCTTTTCTTGTGATCAGCTTATTACTTGACCAACAGCCTATTATTAATAACAGGTTCCCTAATGAGCAAGTGACGCTGCTTATTGCCGCTTATAACGAAGAAGAATCTATATTTAACACTTTGAAATATGTTGCCGATCAGGATTACAAAGAGAAGATACGCGTTGTTGTAATAAACAATAATTCTTCTGATCATACAGACAGAGAAGTTAATAGAGCCTCAAAAGCATTTGATTTAAACGTTGAAATTCTGCACGAGCAAAAACCCGGTAAATTTCATGCTTTGAACAAAGGATTGCAATTTGTCAAAACCCCATATGTCATTACCTTAGACGCAGATACATTACTTCATCCTTCTGCCGTTCGTTTCTTGGTATCTAGAATAATAAATAGTCCTGATAATGTATGTGCCGTTGCTGGATCTATGCTGGTCCGTAATAGCCGTGCTTCTATTTGGACAAGAATACAAGAATGGGATTATTTCTTAGGCATAGCATCTATTAAAAGATTACAAGGGCTTTATCAAGGAACACTCGTTGCACAAGGCGCCTTCAGTTTATATAAGACAGAATGTGTACGAGAAGTTCAAGGATGGCCGGATGCCATAGGTGAGGATATCGTATTAACTTGGAGGCTTCTACACCGAAATTGGAAAGTATATTTTGAACCACTTGCCATCGCTTTTACAGATGCGCCAACTACATTAAAACATTTTGCCAAACAACGATCCAGATGGGCAAGAGGGATGATTGAGGGGCTGACCGAAGTTAAGCCATGGCGCCAACCGCAATTGTTTACCAAGTATCTCACTGGAATTAATCTGATGATGCCTTATCTCGATGTTGTGTACACTCTTTGCTGGATACCCGGATTAATTTTAGCTTTCTTTGGTATTTACTGGATTGTCGGCTTGACGACAATATTGGTTTTGCCATTAACATTCATTAGCTATGGCTTGCTCTATTTTTATCAAAAATATTTCGTTTTTAAAAAATTAAATCTTCGTATTAGAAAAAATAAATTGGGATTTATTTTGTTTATTCTTTTTTACCAACTCGTTATGTCACCTGTTTCTGTTTGGGGTTACCTACAGGAATTCTTTAAATTAAAGCGTGTATGGTAA